The genomic interval CATCACCTCGAACTCCAGGTCCGGGATGAGTTCGAGCCCGCGCCTCCAGTACGCGCGCAGGGCGTCCTTGCCGCGCACGGTCCCGGAGGGATCGCCGGTGAAGCGCGCGATCATCGGTGAGCTGAAGGTCACGTCCTCGTGATAGTGCGTCAGGATGCGTTCCAGGTCGTGGGAGTTCCAGTCGTCCTGCCAGCGCGCCGCGAACTCACGAGCGAATTCAAGATCCATGGCCACGACCGTAATCCTCGCGGCGGATTCCGGCGCCGGTATTCCGGCATCCGGCCACCGGCCGGGACGCGCGATGATGGACGGGTGCGATTCGAAGCGATCACCCGGGACCGGCTGACGGACGCGCTCGCCGCGCACGCCGACGCGCTGGAACCGGCCGACGGCGGGCCCTGGCTGAAGATCGC from Streptomyces drozdowiczii carries:
- a CDS encoding nuclear transport factor 2 family protein → MDLEFAREFAARWQDDWNSHDLERILTHYHEDVTFSSPMIARFTGDPSGTVRGKDALRAYWRRGLELIPDLEFEVMDVRASVDTLVIDYRNQIGGRVYEVLTLRDGLVIAGLGAYGETLAR